A stretch of Cicer arietinum cultivar CDC Frontier isolate Library 1 chromosome 5, Cicar.CDCFrontier_v2.0, whole genome shotgun sequence DNA encodes these proteins:
- the LOC101514924 gene encoding protein ECERIFERUM 2, translated as MGSLPNLETPPLNYRLSTVVPATQRTEENSEYNLNYMDLLMKLHYIRSIYIFESEAVQGLTIPQLKAPMFPLLNLYWHVSGRXXXXRAFIKCNDAGVRIVESQCDKTVREWLDEKKFCFDEELVHDHVLGPDLAFSPLVFVKFTYFKCGGLSIGLSWAHILGDAFSAFNFISNWSHLLAGQALPKNLHMPNHSKPQFLPNSVSDNPISIKRATNVGEYWLASNESNLATHTFHITYKQLQHLVTTTTSTKYTNTKYFEIISAMIWKCISQIRGDFGSNVVTICTTNISNRDENDFATNYLMISKIETNLPLEQCDISQLVKLIGDKKMNENHVLEKFEEEGYGAKLTFVDLEESEFYGVKLNGKKPIMTNCDFRGVGDQGVVLVLPAPQDDDDDGNNGRMITVSLPGNELNQMKSKLAREWGIQ; from the exons ATGGGTTCACTTCCCAATTTAGAAACTCCTCCCCTAAATTATAGGCTTTCAACGGTGGTTCCAGCAACACAAAGAACCGAAGAAAACAGTGaatacaacctaaactacatggACTTGCTCATGAAACTTCACTATATTCGATCTATTTATATATTCGAATCCGAAGCGGTTCAAGGTTTAACAATCCCTCAATTAAAAGCGCCAATGTTTCCGTTACTTAATTTATACTGGCATGTTTCGGGTCGGNNNNNNNNNNNAAGAGCGTTTATCAAGTGCAACGACGCAGGAGTGAGAATCGTGGAGTCGCAGTGTGATAAAACGGTGCGTGAATGGTTGGATGAAAAAAAGTTTTGTTTTGATGAAGAACTCGTTCATGACCACGTTCTTGGTCCTGACCTTGCGTTTTCTCCTTTGGTTTTTGTCAAG TTCACATACTTCAAATGTGGAGGACTATCTATAGGACTGAGTTGGGCTCACATCCTTGGAGATGCATTTTCAGCCTTTAACTTCATCTCCAATTGGAGTCACTTACTAGCTGGTCAAGCCCTACCAAAAAATCTTCACATGCCAAATCATTCCAAACCTCAATTTTTACCAAATTCTGTTTCAGATAATCCAATTTCAATTAAAAGGGCAACAAATGTTGGAGAATATTGGCTAGCCTCTAATGAAAGTAATCTAGCAACTCACACTTTTCACATCACTTATAAACAACTTCAACATTTggtaacaacaacaacatctaCTAAGTATACCAATACCAAatattttgagattatttcGGCTATGATATGGAAATGTATATCACAAATTAGAGGAGATTTTGGATCAAATGTTGTGACAATATGTACCACAAATATCTCTAACCGTGACGAAAATGATTTCGCCACAAATTACTTGATGATAAGtaaaattgaaacaaatttGCCACTTGAACAATGTGATATATCACAATTAGTGAAACTTATTGGTgacaaaaaaatgaatgagaatCATGTATTGGAAAAATTTGAGGAGGAAGGTTATGGAGCAAAGTTAACATTTGTAGACTTGGAAGAAAGTGAATTTTATGGGGTAAAGCTTAATGGGAAAAAACCCATTATGACAAATTGCGATTTTCGTGGTGTGGGTGATCAAGGAGTTGTTTTGGTTCTTCCAGCACCACAAgacgatgatgatgatggtaATAATGGAAGAATGATTACAGTTTCTTTGCCTGGAAATGAACTCAACCAAATGAAATCTAAGCTAGCAAGAGAATGGGGTATACAATAA